TGTTGGTAAGAAATTTGTGTGTGCGTGAGTAGTATGTTAGTGGTAATAGATAATGTTGTTGTTTATGTTTCTTTTTTCATCTGACCGAGGCAACGTGTAATGAGTGGTATATCTTTTTTACCTGTTTCAATCGTGACAATTTTGTTTAGCATGAATTGTCTTTTCATAGTTAATTGTTTTATTGTTGTGTGCAGGTGTAAAAGCCACTTTTTTAAGACCGTTTGCAAGCGTCCACCTCTGTCGTGGAGGAACATCGATTAGCATTATGTAAGTTTCCTGTTGTTGCTGAAATCAAAGGTACATCACAATTACTTATTTCGCTTACTGATAAAATAGATGTCTTTATTTTATGTTTTGCATATTACATACCGCATTAACAATATATGCGTTATTTAAGTAACTGGACTGAATTTGCCACCTGCCCTCATACGCTCAAAAGAAACAATTGTACACTTGGCTAACATTGATGACAGAATCACGAATAGCCCTTAGTCGTTTAAGGTCGTTGAGTGGAAAAGTAAGTGGTTCACCTTTGAATAAACCAGATGGAAATGGAACCGATGCACAATACTTAGAATCCACCTAATATGACAAATGAATATAAGCTTTAgatattttatatttatacattCAGCCATGGCATAATTGGCTTATAATCTTATAACTCAGATTTAACTCATGAtttgataatttttgtaatatgaAATTGTTAGGTACAATGGTTGTATATGCATTTGCTTCTGCTTTTGGTATATGAATTCATTGTAtgatttgtttatgtatagacagatgCTTCTACTATAGAAACTAATGGCTACAAACACTGTTACACTGTTGGAGCACGGGAATATTAAGGCTGTTAGAAGAAGAGCGTTCGTGTTGTACCTATTTCAAGTACTTCTTCATCATACCAAGTTGCTGTTACTCATAAGACCCAGTGTAAGAGGAAGTGGCTTGGCTTTCTTTTGTGATCCAATACTCACTGCCATCCATTCATGTTTTCATGCCTTTTCCCCACATACCGCAACTAATAGAGCAGGTTAGGATCTATGAATTATCCAGAGTtttgttttcagttttttttttaatcataaGTTAATAGTTCTTTTacctttatatatgtatttttgtttctaaaagacactgctttttttttttttaacatgttTCTCTTTACCATTTAGCTAATCAATTCCCAATTTTCACGTGTCAAAGGATAATGTTATATTACAAGATGTCCAATTGTTCATGTTGCGTTGGGTAATCCTAAACCGCTTAACGTAATTTTTTTGTTCAAATTCCAAAAGTCGCCCAAAGTATTTTCTTTCGTAGGTATCCTTACAATTACATACTCTAAATTACGGTTTTTTATTTTCAATAATATTCATTACCATTTGATTTGTCCCATTAACTTCGTTTACCCAAATTGACTCATCCATGACCCAATGGTTTGAACATTTATTTATTAGCATGTTACTTACAAAATATGCAAAATCATCTGATCTTTTTTTGTCCATTTGCTATTATATTCTATAGATGATAGATGATAGATGATGGGTCATGGATATTCTTTTATTAGTCCACTACTATTAAGATTTTTGTTAAGAATAtaggtttttctttttattttgagGATGATTTAGCCATATTCAAGTTGCAGCTACTACCAGCAACCAAGCCTTCCAATCAAAATAAAACAGCCGACTGCATACCCACAAGTGATATCATCTGCTTTGATTATATCTCCACCTTCGGCTGCATACCCTTTGATTATATAAACTACGACGACTAACGGGGGTGACATTCCATTCGATCAACAAGAACACTGTTGACAACAAGGGAGTCGTTGATATCATCTGATTCAGTAGTTGTGATAGTTGATTATTTATATTAGTAATCTTATAATGTAAGGATTAACAATGGATGTAGTAGGGCTTTGTTTTTATTATCAAGAATAGTGATAGTCTTAGGCTTTTGTAGAagtgttttgatgttcaccaaaaaTGTCTCTTTATTCGTAGTCGGACTTTAATTATTTTTGATGATCTAACAAAATTTTCCAGAGTACCACCCCCTTTACAAAAAACAAAAGTTTAGGACTATTGTTATCGTATTTTCTCAAATATATAGTGTCTCATTGAAGTCCAGGCTTTCATAATTTGGGTTACCAGCGCCTTTGTAATAATAATTCGTTAGTCATAATAATCCGTTAGTTCTATGTGTTTATTTCCTTTATAATTTCATTTCAATCTCATTCGTAATGTTACCGGTGGCAAAACTAGGAATTTTTTCACAGGGTGGAACTTTTTTACTTTTTAGTTTTAAACTATTATCAATAACTCATTGTTGCATTCTAATGCTATTGATTCATAGCGTTTACGAAACTTATTTTTACAATTTCTTTAGTTTCAATACATAGACTACTAAAGTATTTCGTAATTAAACTGGTATAAACAAAAAAGAATGCAGTACAAATAGTAACGTTTAAAGAAACTATTTTTCAGAGCTGCCGTGCAACGCGCGGACTCTTAAAATCTAGTTAAGACCTAAATAAGTACTTTTTTATCCTCCGGATATATAAAACATAAGATGACCAAGTTACCAGATGAATATTTATCTTATATATCTGCAAGTTATTACTTTATAAGGCATACATGATACGTTATAAACATATATAATCCACAAATACTACAGTAATGAACACCGTAATATGATTTGATGCTAACGTCGTCCTTGCATCTTCTACTACTAGATGTCTGGATTCATTGTATGTAACAACAATTGATTACTTCAAGTAAATTAAGCTAGATCAAAGTAAACTTGGGGCCCCAGATGATAACAACGACGCTTGTTTTTATCGTGTGGTATCTGGAGCCGAGTTTGGAGGTGCAACCTGTGCTTGTGTTTTTCCTGATGTAGAGTTTAGCTTTAAACTCTTGGCAGGATAATGTCCGGATTGCGACTTTTTCTTTGTTGCATGTTTGTGCCAATGCTTGAGAGCTTTTGATGTTTGATCATCAAATATAGACCTCTTCATCTTCGACCCCATCTACACAAACGTACAATAAACATAAACACAATAGTTTGAGTCTAGAGATTATGTGATAATATATTATCATAATCAATCAACATAATAATGAGATATGGTGCATAAGATAGTCTTTGGAAGAAAAAAGAAGTTATATGCTGTTAAGTGTTTGAAATGATTTGATCATATATAAAGTAATTTCAGAACATTAAAGAATGCTATTTGAAAATGGTGAGATTTTATAGAAAACCTAAATGAGCGAAATAGCTCGTAAAAGTGTACCTGAGTAACAAGAGAATAGAGCGGAAGGATACCGTAGCTGCACAAGATTTGTACAGAAATTCTGTAGAATAAATAAAGCAAACACATCTCAATAGATTAGAGAATAGACAAGCTTATAATACATTAACGAGTATTCCATCTGTCCTAAATTAACTCTCTCATTTGACTTTTAAAGTCTTTTTTTCACtgctttgactttaaatatttttgtttgttatatatgatatttgatgaaatttatatgaatgtGTGAATTATGTATTAAACGTATTTCACTATTAtaattttcataaaatattatataatacaaataaaaatatttaaaaacaaaGTTGTAGAAGAAATACTTCAAAAGTCAAACTGGGACAGTTATTTTGAGACGTACTGATAAATGAAATACAAATGTACAAATGAGAAATTAGAAACTTACCCAATCAAAACTCTACCATATTGAAGAAGCGGTTTTTCATGAAAGCAAGAGTCAAGTCCGAACTCATACTGTAAGCATACAATAAGACATCATCATAAAATAGATAAAAAGTTAAAAGTATATGGTATGTATGTGTTTGTAACAAAGAGCAGAGCAAAAGGAAATTGTTACCCATATCCAGAAGAAATGTGTAATCTCAAATGAATTCTGAATAATAACAACACATTTCAGATGTTATGACATGATCGAAGTTTCAAATTTTGTAAAGATTTGGTTGTCTTGAATACTTACCAAGAAGAGTGTGAATTGAATCAAATTAAGAATTAGCGTTGGATCTTGAAACCAGAAATGTTTATCAGTGACTTGCACGAGAGGTATGCCTTGTATTACAGCATGTCTTTCTTGAATTTCAATAGCCATTTGTGCTATAATCGCTTGAAGCTTGGTTCCAACTGCTAATATAATCTTTTGACAGAATTAAAGGTTAATTATACATCTTTAAAATCatgatgtaaaatataaaatataggaCGTGTCCGTATTTAGGAAAATCATTGTTTTTCAAAGCAAATAAAGGAATCCTTACAACAACAGGCAATAAAGATAGCCAAACCATAGCATGAGTTCCTGCAATACGAAGAATGAATGGTTTGTCAGGGTTCTTTTGCAATATGCACGTCGATGGATTTAAACTATAGGTGGCAATTTCGGCCCACTTGTGAACGGGTCAATTTAACTTATGTTAACGGGTCAAATTGGTCCTAATGGGCCAAATGACTCCAGGGTGcccaaagtttaattattaagcataAACCTTCTTTATCATTTTATTcaaaaaactaaataaaaaaagaAATATAATTCTGTAAACAAATTCATGCGTCAATTATTCGTGAAGACTAAAAGATTTGGAGAAAAATTTGTTATTAGTTAACCTGGAACCCAGTTCACCCATTTTGCCACTTTTACAAAAAACAGAAAATTCTCATGTGCAATTAAAATTCAGAAGTTAACCTTGAACATTGGCGAATAGATAGAGGACTGCAGTAGACCATAATAGTGGACTGAAAGTGCCATTAAACATGGACAAATGGATTAAGATTCATAGCGGCTAATGGATTACAAATGATATACTAAAAAAAAACAATTAAAGAAAAATGTATGAAACTGGTCACCTGATTCCAACAATTACTTTAAAATCGTCTTCGAGTGACCTCTTGATATATTTTTGAAAGTTAAACTGACTGCCAGGAGCTAAATGAACCTATATATTGAAAATACTTAAAGTCAATAAACAGTTAAATAAATATATGCTACAACAACGATAAAGACTTATAGAGCTCACAGAGATGAACCCATGGCGCATGGTCAAGTAATCTGATCTACGAACAGAAGTAAAGAATTGTCGAAAGAAGCAAATCTGAAATGAATgttttgttatatttattattcatGAACATGGAAAAAAAATGTATCATAAGATTAGTAGTATAGTATCCTTACGAAATATAATACTATTGGCAATCCGCTACCGGTAGTATGACCTTTAACAAAAGACGCTTCTTTTGTAAGTTGGAATCTAGAaggatctgcaaaaaaaaaaaaaaaaaaaaaaaaaaaaaaaaaaaaaagaattaataaataaataataaataaaatatgacAAGGATAGTCAAATGAATCACGGGTCGATTTGGGTAGTTTTTTTTACCTCAAAACAGAAAAAACATAAGTAAAAAGGAGAATATGCAAAATGGGTCATACGGGTTCTGGGTTCACCACAACCCAAACACTTGAATTATTAGTTACAGTATTTACCATTATAGCATTGTTGTTGTATAAGAATCTATGCATTCGTTATATATTAAATGTTAACGGATAAAATAGACAAACGTTCATAGGAATTACCGTGTGCGGCTGCTTGTTGCTGCAAGATATCTTTTTCCCAGCTTTTCCACTCACGGATCTGAACCAAGGATAAGATGTAGAATTCAACATGAAAAAATACCAACTTTAATTCATATTTTTTATGGGATTTTTGTTAATGATTAGAAAACATCACCTTCGCTCTGCCAGCAATCATTGTGCCGGCACTATAAATAACATGAAACACAGCCAAGAAGAAAATAAATATGTGAAGTTGATGCAATCCACTCACAGTTATAAGCGCCTCAAATCCCTGTTTAAAATTTAACAACAGTTAGAAAAatgatttattatgaaatctatATGTATGATTAGGATTCAAATTATCCAAATGATCTTACAGGCTTGCATTCTTTTGGTGGGCCGTCTCCTGCTAAATGTCTACGATGAATATGATCATACCATAAGAGCTTACGACGAGTATCTGCTTCGACATCTCCATCATCATCAGCAGCTGGTTCAATATCGGGTTTTTTCTTGCAGGGCAAGAAATCTTTTGTAAGAACCTTAGAAACACAAACGGAGGCAATGTAGTTCTGACAAAATGTCAGAAGCAGAGATATAAATCCAAGGATCATAAGTTCTGCATTATATATGATGATCAAACAACACATTAGTACAAAATCTTTGTATGCACACAACCCGAATTGAAATTGGGCTAACGTTGCCACCGTTGATTTGGTTTCATGTCGACAAGCTTATTCTTACCTGTTTTAATCTTCTCTAGTGCTTCAAGCAGTCCAATTTTATGTCTTGCTTTTAAATACTGAAACAAAACAATTCAAATAAGTTAATGCATGTCAACATATGATCATTGACATTTCAACAAAAAAGAACAtacgttaaaaaaaaaattaaaatttacatgtaacataatatttaataagaacaatacacaaagaAGAAATTTAATTGCAGATCAATTACATGTCCAATATGATGAAGCAGTTTCTCCAACATTATCGAAAGTAAAACGATGATCGCACAAACCATAGCCACGGACCACGTGGCGGTTTCATCTAATCCTCTACCTCCTCCTGCCATTTAACCTTTAATTTACAAATCACTATCTAAAATCAATCTTTCTAAAACAATTGCAGTTTTTTCTTAACCATCATATACATCTAAACAAAATATTCAGCCACCCATCTATATTATGATATTACAATGGTTGAAATCAATGACAACAACAAGAAAATAAATATTGCAATGAATTATGTTTTCCCTGAGTTGATGGGAAATACAGATTGAGAAAATGAGAATATGTTTGATTTTTGTCTGATCCTAACAGAAATGGAGCTGGTTGTGTACGAGTGGTTAAAATTGTTTATTTTGAGACAAAATATTGAAAATAAAATATTCTTCCATATTAGTAAAAATCATTTAGAGTAAATTATTGGGATTATGCTGTATTTTTTGTGGTTTTTATTTTTTATGGGACATCCTGGTGTCTAATGTCATTAAATTTTTGTATCAGTTAAATTGTGAGGGGTATTTTTGTCTATTTAATAAagtgtatataaaaaaataaattaataaatatataacttaattataatagATAATCCATATTTACATATCAAAATAGCCATAACGATGTCCACAATAATGTAAATGCCCAACACCTTAGAAAACCAACTAATCAGAGTGTTAATAGGAGATTCAATTGCATGACCACAAAACTTGGCCATAAAATATGTTTGCGACTTAAATAAAATTTCCTAAATATAACAAAAagtaaatttaaaaataataacgccgctgccggggattgaacccgggtcacccgcgtgacaggcgggaatacttaccactatactacAACGACTTGATGTTACTTAAACGAGTTATTTAAAATTAATAGTATAGTTTATCTCTGGAATTATTAATAAAGAAATGTCTAAAATTGTAAAGTTATTTGAACATAGTAATAACTAGTCCGGACCGCCCGCGCAATGCGGTGGGGGCTTTCGGccagcgtattcatatttaacgcagttttatttacagaagTGTAAACGGGCCATCTGTTATGCGtcgttgttggtgtcgtcgtctttagtgttttttaaaatatgtccggttcgaacgtagttagtttcgttttgttgataaaattattttgtgcctaatggtgctggcgaaaaaat
This genomic window from Rutidosis leptorrhynchoides isolate AG116_Rl617_1_P2 chromosome 2, CSIRO_AGI_Rlap_v1, whole genome shotgun sequence contains:
- the LOC139889515 gene encoding MLO-like protein 9, translated to MAGGGRGLDETATWSVAMVCAIIVLLSIMLEKLLHHIGHYLKARHKIGLLEALEKIKTELMILGFISLLLTFCQNYIASVCVSKVLTKDFLPCKKKPDIEPAADDDGDVEADTRRKLLWYDHIHRRHLAGDGPPKECKPGFEALITVSGLHQLHIFIFFLAVFHVIYSAGTMIAGRAKIREWKSWEKDILQQQAAAHDPSRFQLTKEASFVKGHTTGSGLPIVLYFICFFRQFFTSVRRSDYLTMRHGFISVHLAPGSQFNFQKYIKRSLEDDFKVIVGISPLLWSTAVLYLFANVQGTHAMVWLSLLPVVIILAVGTKLQAIIAQMAIEIQERHAVIQGIPLVQVTDKHFWFQDPTLILNLIQFTLFLNSFEITHFFWIWYEFGLDSCFHEKPLLQYGRVLIGISVQILCSYGILPLYSLVTQMGSKMKRSIFDDQTSKALKHWHKHATKKKSQSGHYPAKSLKLNSTSGKTQAQVAPPNSAPDTTR